A region of Granulibacter bethesdensis DNA encodes the following proteins:
- a CDS encoding SUF system Fe-S cluster assembly protein: MTDSKIDMAPADDTAVSAATPATHGSWTPDGETRPAVTEDAVIAAVASVHDPEIPVNIYELGLIYAIDIHDDGKVKVEMTLTAPACPSAQELPEQVHHAVAAVPGVTSVHVETVWDPPWDPSRMSEDARLQLNMF; the protein is encoded by the coding sequence ATGACTGATTCAAAGATCGACATGGCGCCGGCAGATGACACGGCCGTATCGGCGGCCACTCCAGCGACACATGGCAGCTGGACGCCGGATGGTGAGACGCGGCCCGCCGTGACCGAAGATGCCGTGATCGCTGCAGTGGCGAGTGTGCATGATCCGGAAATACCGGTGAATATCTACGAGCTTGGCCTGATCTACGCCATCGACATCCATGATGATGGCAAGGTGAAGGTCGAAATGACCTTGACCGCCCCGGCCTGCCCGAGCGCACAGGAACTGCCTGAACAGGTGCATCATGCTGTTGCGGCGGTTCCGGGCGTGACCTCCGTGCATGTCGAAACGGTGTGGGATCCGCCATGGGATCCAAGCCGGATGAGCGAAGATGCCAGGCTGCAACTGAATATGTTTTAG
- a CDS encoding class I SAM-dependent RNA methyltransferase, with translation MTIALRVARLGAEADGVCPAEGDRPTVYVPYALDGELVEVSEAGRRGDALIGQIERILEPSPHRVEPVCQHFGVCGGCAMQHADDGGLGWKAGQVASALKAVDPNVLPAAFSTWQSPPAVRRRIDFALRRNGRTVLVGLHRFRSAEIVDIQHCPVIDPSLMELIAALRIVLPTLALLKREGSAVANMTENGIDLLLRTDRLPSVEDRTLLAAFAHQHGLARISWAEGERGRSEVLCQLRDPVISFSGQNVTAPPGAFLQASRAAEDAIMAAIEAGLPKKRRKIVELFAGIGTFTLRLKPGMAYEGDEAAIAGVKRAGFGQITRRDLFRQPLQAAELRGVDVVILDPPHAGAAAQCATLAQAKVPRIIYVSCNPHALRRDAALLAGAGYRLVSASVIDQFLWSTQIETVAVFSL, from the coding sequence ATGACAATTGCATTGCGGGTCGCCCGTCTCGGCGCGGAGGCTGATGGAGTTTGCCCGGCTGAAGGGGATCGTCCGACTGTCTACGTTCCTTATGCCCTGGACGGAGAACTGGTTGAGGTTTCCGAAGCAGGCAGGCGCGGTGATGCGCTGATTGGCCAGATTGAGCGCATTCTGGAACCCAGTCCGCATCGTGTGGAGCCGGTCTGTCAGCATTTCGGCGTTTGCGGCGGATGCGCCATGCAGCATGCCGATGATGGCGGACTTGGCTGGAAAGCTGGACAGGTTGCCTCTGCCCTCAAAGCAGTGGATCCGAATGTGTTACCCGCGGCTTTCAGCACATGGCAAAGCCCACCTGCTGTCCGACGCAGGATTGATTTCGCGTTGCGCCGTAACGGCAGAACTGTTCTGGTCGGTCTGCACCGTTTCCGTTCCGCCGAGATTGTCGATATTCAGCACTGCCCGGTGATTGATCCCTCCCTGATGGAGCTGATCGCCGCGCTGCGTATCGTGCTGCCTACTCTCGCTTTGCTGAAACGTGAAGGCAGCGCCGTCGCCAATATGACGGAAAACGGGATTGATCTGCTGCTGCGCACGGATCGCCTCCCTTCTGTTGAGGATCGCACTCTGCTGGCCGCTTTCGCGCATCAGCACGGGCTGGCCCGCATTTCCTGGGCCGAGGGGGAGCGGGGACGCTCCGAAGTACTGTGCCAGTTGCGTGACCCGGTTATTTCATTTAGCGGGCAGAACGTCACAGCCCCTCCCGGCGCCTTTCTTCAGGCCAGCCGCGCCGCTGAAGATGCTATTATGGCCGCCATCGAAGCGGGACTGCCGAAAAAGCGGCGCAAGATCGTCGAATTATTCGCGGGTATTGGTACCTTCACCCTGCGCCTGAAACCCGGCATGGCCTATGAAGGCGACGAAGCAGCCATCGCTGGCGTAAAGCGGGCCGGATTTGGCCAGATCACCCGCAGAGACCTGTTCCGCCAGCCGTTACAAGCCGCCGAGCTGCGCGGGGTGGATGTCGTGATTCTCGATCCACCCCACGCCGGTGCAGCGGCACAATGCGCCACACTGGCACAGGCCAAAGTGCCCAGAATCATCTATGTCAGCTGCAATCCGCATGCCCTGCGGCGGGATGCAGCACTTCTCGCCGGAGCGGGATATAGGCTGGTATCGGCTTCAGTCATCGACCAGTTTCTCTGGTCCACGCAGATTGAAACGGTGGCAGTGTTCAGCCTCTGA
- a CDS encoding iron-sulfur cluster assembly accessory protein, which translates to MTVDTNQTTGTAPRRALPPLMSLTDAAAERLQQLYATGQQGRLLRIAVSTKGCSGKSYDMSWVEEKGDGDEVVIDKGVTVLIDRKATLFLIGTVMDYQVKQLEAGFTFINPNEKGRCGCGESFHV; encoded by the coding sequence ATGACAGTCGATACAAATCAGACAACAGGAACGGCGCCTCGTCGTGCTTTGCCGCCTTTGATGTCCCTGACCGACGCAGCCGCAGAGCGGTTGCAGCAGCTTTATGCCACCGGCCAGCAGGGACGGCTGTTGAGGATTGCCGTATCCACCAAGGGATGCTCCGGCAAATCTTACGATATGAGCTGGGTCGAGGAAAAAGGCGATGGGGATGAGGTGGTGATCGACAAGGGCGTTACCGTCCTGATCGACCGCAAGGCGACCCTGTTTCTGATCGGCACGGTGATGGATTATCAGGTGAAGCAGCTTGAGGCAGGTTTCACCTTTATCAATCCGAATGAAAAAGGCCGTTGCGGCTGCGGGGAAAGCTTCCACGTCTGA
- the sufU gene encoding Fe-S cluster assembly sulfur transfer protein SufU, whose product MTAMQPGMADDDIRDLYHDLILRHGKKPLHGQRLPVFSLSREADNPLCGDQVTVFIATGTPDDGNDIVEAIGFEAKGCAISIASADLMAETVRGLNRAQAHDVMKGFHALVRSGQVPDLECPVCRAALTRLQPLGGVHEYPSRIKCATLPWRALSAALELDEG is encoded by the coding sequence ATGACGGCAATGCAGCCTGGCATGGCTGATGATGACATCAGGGATCTGTATCACGACCTGATCCTGCGTCATGGCAAAAAGCCCCTGCACGGCCAGCGTCTGCCTGTTTTCTCGCTGTCGAGGGAGGCTGATAACCCGCTCTGCGGCGATCAGGTGACGGTGTTTATCGCCACCGGAACGCCGGATGATGGGAATGATATCGTTGAGGCTATCGGGTTTGAAGCCAAAGGCTGTGCGATCAGCATCGCCTCTGCGGATCTGATGGCAGAGACGGTGAGGGGTTTAAATCGTGCGCAGGCGCACGATGTGATGAAGGGCTTTCATGCTCTGGTCCGGAGCGGGCAGGTGCCTGATCTGGAGTGTCCGGTTTGCCGGGCGGCGCTGACCCGCCTGCAACCTCTGGGCGGGGTGCATGAGTACCCGTCCCGGATCAAATGCGCGACGCTGCCCTGGCGTGCTCTCTCGGCCGCGCTGGAGCTGGATGAAGGATAG